The [Limnothrix rosea] IAM M-220 genome includes a region encoding these proteins:
- a CDS encoding SdrD B-like domain-containing protein yields MSDSLLQSLSFSLPDSITFDLDQDRGNSADSSFFDLDVINVSGGNNLFKIGQTFDAYCIDADRGIDSRPNVTVPYTAEVYSSYDPLISSLTTTPTSGEAVIENPDNLDLINWIINQNFEGETSGIGSAFSSDDVQVAVWTLLDGTLPTFATPDFNQARVDEIVSLAQANGEGFVPSFDYTNIFGDSVIGRVAVILVPQEQISVDGIPTFQTIITEVELAKLGDFVFEDNDVDGVQDAGESGIAGATVNLLAPDGTVIATTTTDADGKYEFEVVPGDYKVQFIQPDGFDGISPVDAGGDDAADSDADPNNGLMTDVISLEGGDSNPTLDAGFFKTASLGDKVFVDSDADGIQDAGEAGVEGVTVTLTGGGADGIIGTADDTTEVTTTDANGEYLFDDLNPGEEYKVTFDASTAVNADDFAGFTTQDAGDDALDSDADPTNGMTDIVTLAPGEENLTIDAGLVLKTASLGDKVFVDSDADGIQDAGEAGVEGVTVTLTGGGADGIIGTADDTTEVTTTDANGNYLFDDLNPGEEYKVTFDASTAVNADDFAGFTTQDAGDDALDSDADPTNGMTDIVTLAPGEENLTIDAGLVLKTASLGDKVFVDSDADGIQDAGEAGVEGVTVTLTGGGADGIIGTADDTTEVTTTDANGEYLFDDLNPGEEYKVTFDASTAVNADDFAGFTTQDAGDDALDSDADPTTGMTDIVTLAPGEENLTIDAGLVQKTASLGDKVFVDGDRDGIQDAGEAGVEGVTVTLTGGGADGIVGTADDTAEVTTTDANGEYLFDDLNPGEEYKVTFDASTAVNADDFAGFTTANAGDDALDSDADPTNGMTDIVTLAPGEENLTIDAGLVQKTASLGDKVFVDGDRDGIQDAGEAGVEGVTVTLTGGGADGIVGTADDTTEVTTTDANGNYLFDDLNPGEEYKVTFDASTAVNADDFAGFTTQDAGDDALDSDADPTNGMTDIVTLAPGEENLTIDAGLVLKTASLGDKVFVDSDADGIQDAGEAGVEGVTVTLTGGGADGIVGTADDTTEVTTTDANGEYLFDDLNPGEEYKVTFDASTAVNADDFLGFTVANQGGNDAVDSDADPTNGMTDIVTLAPGESNLTIDAGLIEKDPGIDIEKFVNGEDADTADLAVEIAAGDDAVFTYDVTNTGNAAFAGADVIVTDDNGTASDTSDDFNPDQVLSGGFNVGDANQNNFLDVGETWKYTKTLPAQDLSSGATVNNVIDFDNDGAGNALSAGTVIDTEYTDLGVTISATSGSGQAMIFDSANPTGGDGDLATATEGNILIISEDGDSSDPDDEAHGGELIFEFASAVDINSISFVDIEEAGGQVFAYDSNGNLIDTTSIPAPGDGSLQTVTIDNSGVSKIVIDLVGSGAVSGLDFDSFESSPGLYTNIGSVTAGGVSDEDAANYVNPEVTPEPGIDIEKFTNGIDVDFSNLPEIVAGSAVTFTYEVTNTGNVAFTAAEVVVTDDNGTAGDTSDDFTATLVESSDVGGDGILSAGETWIYTSEVQVAQDLSTTTTSKDVTFNFTDSSINSGSSYGNVRTFSKDGVVVDVSAFSRDGHGVWRDGFLGKYGHGLGVKNSDGDGSHAVENQGWTDYILFEFDQDVVVDKAFLAYIDCDSDISIWIGDRSGDITALSDTLLDGFFSENNNGGNGGRDSARWANFNGSELSGNTLIIAPSIDNPHDRDDLFKLKKLNVDVAGETTIGDYINTATVTAGNVSDSDDSGYTNPEFAPDPGIDIEKFTNGIDVDFNNLPEIAAGSAVTFTYKVTNTGNVAFAQSDVEVIDDNGTVGDTSDDFTATLVASSDVGGDGILSAGETWIYTSEGLTAEDLSVTTASEDVTFYFGGNSSTTGHLGNIRNFSAGGVDVEASAFSSNKHFSDWNKAYLGSYNGGLGVTNKYEGGSSHRVDNGGSLDYILLEFDESVVVDKAFLKYVGHDSDVSIWVGDRAGDITHLDSSILNSFTKQDNHVNHGGDRWADFTDMTGNTVVISAFTGGSNDSFKLEKLNVEVAGETIIGDYINTATVTAGGVSDSDQSGYTNPEPVIDPIHYEVGDMHLCNYKEKHINGYDVIQLTSSWGYATQEFDGLTGTYDIIVGYFDENDGHSHATVSIDGHVEASWVWDQHLGSNYVSDSNQAQYVLDDVHLGTGDIIKLAATKDGGEFGRFDYVKIVASDTISAAEAGVQNDLILV; encoded by the coding sequence ATGTCTGATAGTCTTTTACAATCTCTCAGTTTCTCTCTCCCCGATAGCATCACCTTTGATCTCGATCAAGACCGTGGCAACAGTGCCGACTCTAGTTTCTTTGACCTTGATGTAATTAATGTTTCCGGAGGCAACAACCTCTTTAAAATTGGTCAAACCTTTGATGCATACTGTATCGACGCAGATAGAGGTATTGACTCTAGGCCCAATGTCACTGTTCCTTACACAGCAGAAGTTTATTCCAGTTACGACCCACTCATCAGCTCTCTCACCACGACACCAACATCTGGAGAAGCGGTTATTGAGAATCCCGATAATCTAGATTTGATCAACTGGATCATCAATCAAAATTTTGAAGGTGAAACATCCGGAATCGGTAGTGCCTTTTCCTCAGATGATGTCCAAGTCGCTGTTTGGACTCTACTAGACGGCACACTACCAACCTTTGCCACACCTGACTTTAATCAAGCACGAGTAGACGAAATCGTCAGCCTCGCCCAAGCCAATGGTGAAGGATTCGTTCCAAGCTTTGATTACACCAATATTTTTGGTGATTCAGTCATCGGTAGAGTGGCAGTCATTCTCGTACCTCAAGAGCAAATCAGTGTAGACGGAATTCCGACATTTCAGACCATTATCACTGAAGTAGAACTCGCAAAACTGGGAGACTTTGTTTTTGAAGACAATGATGTTGACGGTGTTCAAGATGCTGGTGAGTCAGGCATTGCTGGTGCAACGGTAAATCTTTTAGCTCCTGATGGTACTGTCATCGCAACAACAACGACCGATGCTGACGGCAAGTACGAATTTGAAGTTGTTCCTGGGGACTATAAAGTTCAGTTTATTCAGCCGGATGGTTTTGATGGCATTAGTCCTGTGGATGCTGGCGGTGATGATGCTGCCGATTCTGATGCTGACCCCAACAATGGCTTAATGACGGATGTCATTTCTCTTGAGGGCGGTGATTCTAATCCAACGCTTGATGCAGGCTTCTTTAAGACTGCTTCCCTCGGCGACAAGGTCTTCGTTGATTCTGATGCTGATGGGATTCAAGATGCTGGCGAAGCAGGTGTTGAAGGCGTAACGGTTACGCTCACTGGCGGTGGCGCTGACGGTATTATCGGCACTGCTGATGACACCACTGAAGTCACCACTACTGATGCCAATGGTGAGTATCTCTTTGATGACCTCAATCCCGGTGAAGAGTACAAGGTCACTTTCGATGCTTCCACTGCGGTTAATGCTGATGACTTTGCTGGCTTCACGACACAAGATGCTGGTGATGATGCTCTCGATTCTGATGCTGACCCCACCAACGGCATGACTGACATTGTTACTCTCGCTCCCGGTGAAGAGAATCTCACTATTGATGCTGGTCTAGTTCTCAAGACTGCTTCCCTTGGTGATAAGGTCTTCGTTGATTCTGATGCTGATGGGATTCAAGATGCTGGCGAAGCAGGTGTTGAAGGCGTAACGGTTACGCTCACTGGCGGTGGCGCTGACGGTATTATCGGCACTGCTGATGACACGACTGAAGTCACCACTACTGATGCCAATGGTAACTACCTCTTCGATGACCTTAATCCCGGTGAAGAGTACAAAGTAACCTTCGATGCTTCCACTGCGGTCAATGCTGATGACTTTGCTGGCTTCACGACACAAGATGCTGGTGATGATGCTCTCGATTCTGATGCTGACCCCACCAACGGCATGACTGACATTGTTACTCTCGCTCCCGGTGAAGAGAATCTCACTATTGATGCTGGTCTAGTTCTCAAGACTGCTTCCCTTGGTGATAAGGTCTTCGTTGATTCTGATGCTGATGGGATTCAAGATGCTGGCGAAGCAGGTGTTGAAGGCGTAACGGTTACGCTCACTGGCGGTGGCGCTGACGGTATTATCGGCACTGCTGATGACACCACTGAAGTCACCACTACTGATGCTAATGGTGAGTATCTCTTTGATGACCTTAATCCCGGTGAAGAGTACAAGGTCACTTTTGATGCTTCCACTGCGGTTAATGCTGATGACTTTGCTGGCTTTACCACCCAAGATGCTGGTGATGATGCATTAGATTCTGATGCTGACCCCACCACTGGCATGACTGACATTGTTACTCTTGCTCCCGGTGAAGAGAATCTCACTATTGATGCGGGTCTTGTTCAAAAAACCGCTTCCCTTGGTGATAAGGTCTTCGTTGACGGCGATCGCGATGGGATTCAAGATGCTGGCGAAGCCGGTGTTGAAGGCGTAACGGTTACGCTCACTGGTGGCGGCGCTGATGGTATTGTCGGCACTGCTGATGACACTGCTGAAGTCACCACTACTGATGCCAATGGTGAGTATCTCTTTGATGACCTCAATCCCGGTGAAGAGTACAAAGTCACTTTTGATGCTTCCACTGCGGTCAATGCTGATGACTTCGCTGGTTTCACCACAGCTAATGCTGGTGATGATGCTCTCGATTCTGATGCTGACCCCACCAACGGCATGACTGACATTGTCACTCTTGCTCCCGGTGAAGAGAATCTCACTATTGATGCGGGTCTTGTTCAAAAAACCGCTTCCCTCGGTGATAAGGTTTTCGTTGACGGCGATCGCGATGGGATTCAAGATGCTGGCGAAGCAGGTGTTGAAGGCGTAACGGTTACGCTCACTGGCGGTGGCGCTGATGGTATTGTCGGCACTGCTGATGACACGACTGAAGTCACCACTACTGATGCCAATGGTAACTACCTCTTCGATGACCTTAATCCCGGTGAAGAGTACAAGGTCACTTTCGATGCTTCCACTGCGGTTAATGCTGATGACTTTGCTGGCTTCACGACACAAGATGCTGGTGATGATGCTCTCGATTCTGATGCTGACCCCACCAACGGCATGACTGACATTGTCACTCTTGCTCCCGGTGAAGAGAATCTCACTATTGATGCTGGTCTAGTTCTCAAGACTGCTTCCCTTGGTGATAAGGTCTTCGTTGATTCTGATGCTGATGGTATCCAAGATGCTGGCGAAGCAGGTGTTGAAGGCGTAACGGTTACCCTCACTGGCGGCGGCGCTGATGGTATTGTCGGCACTGCTGATGACACGACTGAAGTTACCACTACTGATGCCAATGGTGAGTATCTCTTTGATGACCTCAATCCCGGTGAAGAGTACAAGGTCACTTTTGATGCTTCCACTGCGGTTAATGCTGATGACTTCCTCGGTTTCACCGTAGCAAACCAAGGCGGCAACGATGCAGTAGATTCTGATGCTGACCCCACCAACGGCATGACTGACATTGTTACTCTTGCTCCCGGAGAAAGTAATCTCACTATTGATGCTGGTTTGATTGAGAAGGATCCCGGTATTGACATTGAGAAATTCGTAAATGGCGAAGATGCTGATACGGCAGATTTAGCAGTTGAGATCGCAGCAGGTGATGATGCTGTCTTTACCTACGATGTCACGAACACTGGTAATGCCGCTTTTGCTGGCGCTGATGTGATTGTCACTGATGACAATGGTACGGCTAGCGACACTAGCGATGACTTCAATCCGGATCAGGTTCTCTCCGGCGGCTTTAATGTCGGTGATGCGAACCAGAACAATTTCCTTGATGTTGGTGAAACTTGGAAATATACCAAGACCCTTCCTGCTCAAGACTTGAGTTCTGGCGCAACAGTTAATAATGTTATTGACTTTGATAATGACGGTGCGGGCAACGCACTATCTGCTGGAACAGTTATTGATACTGAGTACACGGATTTAGGCGTTACTATTTCGGCGACTAGTGGATCTGGTCAAGCCATGATCTTTGATAGTGCTAATCCCACTGGTGGCGATGGTGACCTGGCAACGGCGACGGAAGGTAACATCCTGATCATCTCGGAGGATGGTGATTCTTCTGACCCTGATGATGAGGCACATGGTGGCGAACTCATTTTTGAATTTGCTTCTGCGGTTGATATCAATAGCATTAGCTTCGTTGATATTGAAGAAGCTGGCGGTCAAGTATTTGCCTATGACAGCAACGGCAATCTAATTGATACGACTAGTATTCCTGCTCCGGGTGATGGCAGTCTTCAAACGGTCACTATTGATAACAGTGGTGTTTCAAAGATTGTGATCGACCTCGTCGGTAGTGGTGCTGTTTCAGGTCTTGATTTTGACAGCTTTGAAAGTAGTCCGGGTCTCTACACCAATATTGGTTCTGTCACTGCTGGCGGTGTAAGTGACGAAGATGCGGCTAATTATGTCAATCCTGAGGTTACGCCTGAGCCCGGCATTGATATCGAGAAGTTCACGAACGGCATTGATGTTGATTTCAGTAACCTGCCTGAAATTGTCGCTGGTTCTGCTGTTACTTTCACGTATGAGGTAACGAATACTGGCAATGTTGCTTTTACTGCTGCGGAAGTTGTGGTTACTGATGATAACGGTACTGCTGGCGACACAAGTGATGACTTCACTGCAACACTTGTCGAGTCTAGTGATGTTGGCGGCGATGGTATTCTCAGTGCTGGTGAAACTTGGATCTACACGTCTGAGGTTCAAGTGGCTCAAGACTTAAGCACAACAACAACCTCTAAAGATGTAACTTTCAACTTCACTGACTCTTCTATCAACTCTGGTTCTTCTTACGGTAATGTTCGTACCTTTAGTAAGGATGGCGTTGTTGTTGATGTTAGTGCCTTCAGCCGTGACGGCCATGGTGTTTGGCGAGATGGTTTCCTTGGCAAGTATGGCCATGGTTTAGGGGTCAAAAATAGTGATGGTGATGGTTCCCATGCTGTGGAAAACCAAGGTTGGACTGATTACATCCTCTTTGAGTTTGATCAAGATGTCGTGGTTGATAAGGCTTTCCTTGCTTACATTGACTGTGATAGTGATATTTCGATCTGGATCGGCGATCGCAGCGGAGATATTACGGCTTTAAGTGATACTCTTCTCGACGGCTTCTTTAGCGAGAACAACAACGGTGGCAACGGCGGCCGTGACAGCGCACGCTGGGCGAACTTCAACGGTTCTGAGTTGTCTGGCAATACTTTGATCATTGCTCCTAGCATCGACAATCCCCATGACCGCGATGACCTCTTTAAGTTGAAGAAGCTGAATGTTGATGTTGCGGGTGAGACGACTATCGGTGACTACATCAACACTGCCACTGTTACTGCGGGTAATGTGAGTGATAGTGATGATAGTGGTTATACCAACCCTGAATTCGCACCAGATCCTGGCATTGATATTGAGAAATTCACGAATGGTATCGATGTTGATTTCAATAATCTTCCTGAAATCGCGGCTGGCTCTGCTGTCACCTTCACCTACAAAGTGACTAACACGGGTAATGTTGCCTTCGCACAATCTGATGTTGAGGTCATTGATGACAACGGCACAGTTGGTGATACTAGCGACGACTTTACTGCAACGCTTGTCGCTTCGAGTGATGTTGGCGGTGATGGCATCCTCAGTGCTGGTGAAACTTGGATTTACACTTCTGAGGGTCTCACAGCGGAAGATTTGAGTGTCACAACTGCATCTGAGGACGTAACGTTCTACTTCGGTGGTAACAGCTCTACAACTGGGCACTTAGGCAACATTCGTAACTTCTCTGCTGGTGGCGTTGATGTTGAAGCCAGTGCCTTCAGCAGCAACAAGCACTTTAGCGACTGGAATAAGGCTTACTTGGGTTCCTACAATGGTGGTCTTGGCGTCACAAACAAGTACGAAGGTGGTTCTTCTCACCGTGTGGACAATGGCGGCAGCCTCGACTATATCCTCCTAGAGTTTGACGAGAGTGTTGTTGTTGATAAGGCTTTCCTCAAATATGTTGGTCACGATAGTGATGTCAGTATCTGGGTTGGCGATCGCGCTGGTGATATTACCCATCTCGATAGCAGTATCCTCAATAGCTTCACGAAGCAAGACAACCATGTTAACCATGGTGGCGATCGCTGGGCAGACTTTACAGATATGACTGGTAATACAGTTGTTATCTCTGCGTTCACTGGCGGTAGCAATGATTCCTTCAAGCTAGAAAAGCTCAACGTTGAAGT
- a CDS encoding serine/threonine protein kinase: protein MQSSLINGRYQIIETLGQGGFGDTFLVKDTQLPSRRQCVLKALKVQATSPQMVQEIQRRFQREAAILEGLGEHNTQIPRLYAYFEDQGKFYLVQEWIDGLTLQDIVRQRGCLSPEQVKMLLVDLLPVLQSIHDKYIIHRDIKPENIILRESDQKPVLIDFGAVKEALTTSIYPDGSSPVSVAIGTPGYMAPEQGTGRPVYSSDLYGLGFTAVYLLTGKSPQHFATDPQTGELIWQQDFPYLDIPLGQAIAKTLKFHPRDRFPTANAMLHELLKQAAQSQAATAPPLPIVSNPPTQQTANIHQTTATKVLGSPTQHPTFPTSATATSIAPTSSPLPSKKQSGGWKVGCALLFFSLFGLSLGLWFAFAILGRSQVQEFPTDSEEIEQPITDNPVEPQPEPQPEPEPEPEPQPEPEPEPEPEPEPEPQPQQPAFPLIQVGASEDDVRAAVGTTPTERRTGFWPNSIAILYQNYGPQNVSLGYVVDDQTFEVRQTEVTFPVGTDVSLIQTTATALIPEQVPPEILEAIADVHSGNSDLRSFRTKNYRGQIQRNDSGRLYLGFWDKDFHS from the coding sequence ATGCAGTCATCCCTGATTAACGGTCGTTACCAGATTATTGAAACCCTTGGTCAAGGAGGGTTTGGGGATACATTTCTCGTAAAAGATACCCAATTGCCATCCCGGCGACAGTGCGTGCTGAAGGCTCTGAAAGTACAGGCCACTAGCCCCCAGATGGTGCAAGAAATTCAGCGGCGATTTCAACGGGAGGCCGCAATTCTTGAAGGTTTGGGAGAGCATAATACTCAAATTCCGCGTTTGTATGCCTACTTTGAAGATCAGGGAAAGTTTTATCTTGTTCAAGAATGGATCGACGGGTTGACGCTTCAGGATATTGTGCGTCAGCGGGGTTGTCTATCACCGGAGCAGGTCAAAATGCTGTTGGTGGATTTATTGCCTGTTTTGCAGTCGATCCATGATAAATACATCATTCACCGTGACATTAAACCGGAAAATATTATTCTCCGGGAAAGCGACCAAAAACCTGTCCTGATTGACTTTGGTGCTGTAAAAGAGGCTTTGACGACATCGATTTACCCTGATGGTAGTAGTCCGGTTTCGGTGGCGATCGGAACGCCGGGCTATATGGCTCCGGAGCAGGGTACGGGTCGCCCGGTGTATTCCAGTGATCTTTATGGTTTGGGTTTTACTGCGGTTTATCTCCTCACAGGCAAGTCGCCGCAACATTTTGCGACGGATCCTCAAACAGGTGAGCTTATTTGGCAGCAAGATTTTCCTTATTTAGATATACCCCTCGGTCAGGCGATCGCCAAAACCCTGAAATTCCATCCCCGCGATCGCTTTCCCACGGCAAATGCGATGTTGCATGAACTCCTCAAGCAGGCCGCCCAAAGCCAAGCCGCAACGGCTCCACCGCTACCAATTGTGTCAAATCCACCGACCCAGCAGACAGCAAATATTCATCAAACAACAGCCACAAAAGTCCTGGGCTCACCGACACAACATCCCACCTTCCCAACATCAGCGACAGCTACATCGATCGCCCCAACGTCTAGCCCCTTACCTTCGAAAAAACAATCCGGTGGCTGGAAAGTCGGTTGTGCACTGTTATTTTTTAGTTTATTTGGCCTTAGCTTAGGGTTATGGTTTGCCTTCGCAATTTTAGGGCGATCGCAGGTACAGGAGTTTCCCACAGACAGCGAAGAAATAGAACAACCCATCACCGACAATCCGGTAGAGCCACAACCAGAGCCACAACCGGAACCCGAACCCGAACCGGAACCCCAACCTGAACCTGAGCCTGAGCCTGAGCCTGAGCCTGAACCTGAACCGCAACCCCAACAACCCGCCTTTCCTCTCATCCAAGTGGGCGCAAGTGAAGATGATGTCCGTGCTGCTGTGGGCACAACGCCAACGGAGCGACGCACTGGTTTTTGGCCCAATAGCATTGCCATTCTCTATCAAAACTATGGGCCGCAAAATGTGTCCCTTGGGTATGTCGTCGATGACCAAACCTTTGAGGTGCGCCAAACTGAGGTGACTTTTCCTGTTGGTACAGATGTGAGCCTCATTCAGACGACAGCCACCGCCTTAATTCCAGAGCAAGTGCCGCCAGAAATCCTAGAGGCGATCGCCGATGTCCATTCAGGCAATAGCGATTTACGTTCGTTTCGCACTAAAAATTATCGTGGGCAAATCCAACGCAATGATAGCGGACGTTTATATTTAGGCTTTTGGGACAAAGATTTCCATTCTTAG
- the cutA gene encoding divalent-cation tolerance protein CutA → MVENQAIAVVTTTETLAEAQRIAEALVAEKLIACAQIKPIDSIYRWQGEVQNSSEFQIVCKTIASNYQAIEAAIVANHSYELPEIYGIALTHGYEPYLNWIAANSNNVPSGKDAETEGRGDRE, encoded by the coding sequence ATGGTTGAAAATCAGGCGATCGCCGTAGTGACAACAACCGAGACATTAGCAGAAGCCCAACGTATTGCCGAGGCGCTAGTCGCTGAGAAATTAATCGCCTGCGCCCAAATCAAACCCATCGACAGTATTTATCGCTGGCAAGGAGAAGTCCAAAACTCCTCAGAATTTCAGATTGTCTGCAAAACCATCGCGTCCAATTATCAGGCAATCGAAGCCGCCATTGTGGCAAACCATTCCTACGAACTCCCCGAAATCTATGGCATCGCCCTCACCCATGGTTATGAACCTTATCTAAACTGGATTGCCGCAAATTCTAACAATGTCCCCTCAGGAAAAGACGCGGAGACAGAGGGACGCGGTGATAGGGAGTAA
- a CDS encoding OmpA family protein translates to MPDQNQQQDNGDRLDNMDILRSALMGEQANNYDEKISDLENQINWIREEMRTQGNEVQNTLDQKINEVLQAIQVSHFHSETQTPSAPAPTPQKQPPANYTSAPPQPPQPPSPATPAPTARPKQTSSPEPSIPSPSISPEADLDFFSEQISSILGSNVTLEDSIETTASPVPDPPATPPIIPQPTYGQNASVPPQSTVKQPIAPPSTASSQPPSTYNVPQPAYNPPSPNPTPQSPRLERNFNIVAEDEATQINNLRSVLRDEDVMRLRQVNNQLDYKLRQVEEYLAASQQPLKDLLPLMTELVQLKIQEAKTPEAPKHLPPKQRNRLSWGTIFAFLVLLLLIPLGFYGYWLRRAFLLEQDVAIALATNPDLAIYRLKPDLRNNTLYLTGKLPTQTLSDQAEAIAQNTLPAFEISNNILVVEKPLTPEQRQAEIDKIIEPLNNVNGIQVTTQLDGDRLTVDGTVLQGDDIPAIITALEQINGIEQITNNIQIETQPISTRLYFDQNSAAVKPSDVDLKLSKVKEYLLQYPNINLRIMGYQHPTESATDVALKRAQSAQLLLQDQGIDRRRILALGVNQPPSDITTEDPIWLSRTVIFDIADSTPQD, encoded by the coding sequence ATGCCTGACCAAAATCAGCAGCAGGATAATGGCGATCGCCTCGACAATATGGATATCCTGAGAAGTGCCCTGATGGGAGAGCAAGCCAATAATTACGACGAGAAAATCAGCGACCTCGAAAATCAAATTAACTGGATACGAGAGGAGATGCGCACCCAAGGCAATGAAGTGCAAAATACCCTTGATCAAAAGATTAACGAAGTCCTGCAAGCCATTCAGGTAAGCCACTTTCATTCAGAAACACAGACCCCATCGGCTCCTGCCCCGACACCACAAAAACAACCTCCGGCGAATTACACATCCGCTCCCCCACAACCGCCTCAACCCCCAAGCCCTGCGACTCCGGCTCCAACCGCAAGACCCAAACAAACAAGCTCGCCAGAACCATCCATACCAAGCCCATCCATCTCCCCTGAAGCAGACCTAGATTTTTTTTCGGAACAAATTAGTTCAATTTTAGGTAGCAACGTCACGCTTGAGGATTCCATTGAAACAACCGCTTCACCTGTTCCAGATCCTCCCGCCACACCACCAATTATCCCGCAACCAACCTACGGTCAAAATGCTTCGGTTCCACCGCAATCAACAGTTAAACAGCCGATTGCTCCGCCTTCAACAGCATCATCACAACCCCCATCAACCTATAACGTTCCGCAACCCGCCTACAATCCGCCCAGCCCAAATCCTACGCCGCAAAGTCCCAGACTAGAACGCAACTTCAATATTGTCGCCGAGGACGAAGCCACCCAAATCAATAATTTACGCAGTGTGCTGCGGGATGAAGATGTGATGCGTTTGCGTCAGGTCAATAATCAGCTCGACTACAAATTACGGCAAGTCGAAGAATATCTTGCTGCGTCTCAGCAGCCACTCAAAGATTTATTGCCGTTGATGACGGAGCTAGTACAACTCAAAATTCAAGAGGCTAAAACACCAGAAGCTCCTAAACATTTACCTCCCAAACAGCGTAATAGGCTCTCTTGGGGCACAATTTTTGCTTTTTTAGTGTTGTTGCTACTGATTCCCCTCGGCTTTTATGGCTATTGGCTACGGCGAGCATTTTTATTAGAGCAGGACGTGGCGATCGCCCTAGCCACCAACCCCGACCTTGCAATCTATCGCCTCAAACCAGACCTACGCAACAACACCCTTTATCTCACGGGCAAATTACCCACCCAAACCCTCAGTGACCAAGCCGAGGCGATCGCCCAGAACACCTTGCCAGCTTTCGAGATTAGTAACAATATTTTGGTCGTTGAAAAACCCCTCACCCCCGAACAACGCCAAGCTGAAATTGACAAGATTATCGAGCCCCTCAATAACGTCAATGGCATTCAAGTCACCACCCAACTGGACGGCGATCGCCTCACCGTAGATGGCACAGTTCTCCAAGGCGACGACATTCCCGCCATTATTACCGCCCTCGAACAAATTAACGGCATCGAGCAGATCACAAACAACATCCAAATCGAAACTCAGCCCATTAGCACCCGCCTCTACTTCGACCAAAACTCAGCCGCCGTCAAGCCCAGCGATGTAGATCTCAAGCTGTCAAAAGTTAAGGAATATCTCCTCCAATACCCCAATATTAATCTCCGCATTATGGGCTACCAACATCCCACCGAATCTGCGACCGATGTTGCCCTCAAGCGCGCCCAATCAGCCCAACTTCTATTACAAGATCAAGGCATAGACCGCCGTCGCATCCTTGCCCTAGGCGTTAATCAGCCCCCCTCAGATATCACCACTGAAGATCCCATTTGGCTCAGCCGCACCGTCATTTTTGACATCGCAGACAGTACCCCTCAAGACTGA